Proteins co-encoded in one Apteryx mantelli isolate bAptMan1 chromosome 4, bAptMan1.hap1, whole genome shotgun sequence genomic window:
- the FAM180B gene encoding protein FAM180B, protein MAHVQLKAWLILYALAGFQRLTDEHLYSEDGAGANVVHRRPEDAAVLLEMLWAGLEIEANTMVQLRDEELASLRPARRFLWILENEVPKTPTEIEQQLKYYSLTDTPLPVTEFDHLLFTSVYCAYQIRSIQGLDKNLWISLFSQLVDEIFRDLCKGFCPANSTLLLASWPWKEKPLHLASLKQFYHSNLARTKRAT, encoded by the exons ATGGCCCATGTGCAGCTCAAAGCCTGGCTGATCCTGTATGCACTTGCTGGATTCCAGAGGCTGACAG ATGAGCATCTTTACAGCGAGGATGGTGCCGGGGCAAACGTAGTTCATCGCAGGCCGGAGGACGCCGCCGTGCTGTTAGAG ATGCTCTGGGCAGGGCTGGAGATTGAGGCCAACACGATGGTCCAGCTGCGGGATGAAGAGCTGGCCTCCCTGCGCCCAGCACGGCGGTTCCTCTGGATTTTAGAGAATGAAGTTCCCAAAACACCGACAGAGATTGAGCAGCAACTGAAATATTATTCACTGACTGATACCCCTTTACCTGTAACGGAGTTTGACCATCTCCTTTTCACCAGTGTTTACTGTGCCTATCAGATTCGCTCCATTCAGGGTCTGGATAAAAATCTCTGGATCAGTCTTTTCTCACAGCTAGTTGATGAAATCTTTCGCGATCTCTGCAAGGGGTTTTGCCCTGCAAATTCCACCCTCCTCTTGGCTTCCTGGCCTTGGAAGGAGAAGCCGCTACATTTAGCATCGCTAAAGCAATTCTATCATTCCAACCTGGCCAGGACCAAGAGAGCCACTTAG